From Vibrio splendidus, a single genomic window includes:
- a CDS encoding YchE family NAAT transporter, with protein MQGLELAIFMQFFLGLVAAVNPIGIMPVFVSLTAQMPPEERNRTALQANIAVAVILIVSLVAGQMLLDMFSISLDSFRVAGGLLLLSIAFSMMSGKLGEDKQNKQEKSEYISKEQIGVVPLAMPLMAGPGAISSTIVYGSRYPAAIDTVGIGISIIAFATCSWLLFRSAPVIVRFLGQTGINVITRIMGLILGALGIEFIANGLRNLFPGLA; from the coding sequence ATGCAAGGCTTAGAACTCGCAATTTTTATGCAATTCTTCCTTGGGCTTGTTGCTGCCGTAAACCCTATCGGCATCATGCCTGTTTTTGTTTCTCTTACTGCTCAGATGCCGCCAGAAGAGAGGAACAGGACAGCCTTACAAGCAAACATTGCTGTTGCCGTTATCCTGATTGTGTCGCTTGTTGCGGGGCAAATGCTGCTTGATATGTTTAGCATCTCGCTAGATTCATTTCGTGTTGCAGGTGGTTTGCTATTGCTGAGCATCGCATTTTCGATGATGAGCGGTAAGCTCGGTGAAGATAAACAGAACAAACAAGAGAAATCTGAATACATCAGCAAAGAGCAAATCGGAGTTGTTCCACTGGCTATGCCGCTAATGGCGGGTCCGGGTGCAATCAGCTCGACCATTGTTTATGGGTCTCGCTATCCAGCAGCCATTGATACCGTAGGCATCGGCATTAGTATCATCGCGTTTGCAACATGCTCTTGGCTTTTGTTCCGTTCAGCGCCGGTTATCGTTCGCTTTTTAGGTCAAACGGGTATCAACGTGATCACTCGTATCATGGGCTTGATTCTTGGCGCATTGGGCATCGAGTTCATCGCCAATGGCCTACGTAATCTGTTCCCAGGTTTGGCATAA
- a CDS encoding ion transporter: MSRKPLKHHLYVIIFGTHTPAGRAFDISLIVAILASLLVLILESIPNVMTEWSQQLRYIEYTFTALFTLEYLLRLYCSPKPKSYATSFYGVVDLLAILPTYLAIIFPGASFMGVVRLLRVMRIFRILKLVRYLQDSNILLRSLLMARRKILIFFSTVGILVVIFGALIFVIEGPENGFTSIPHSIYWAIVTITTVGYGDMIPQTALGKAIASLTMLLGYSILAVPTGIITAELSNEMNSHKELVKCPNCNRAGHDSDAMYCKHCASELADPDKRVVTDEK, from the coding sequence ATGTCACGCAAGCCACTAAAGCATCATTTGTACGTCATTATCTTTGGTACTCACACGCCAGCCGGACGTGCATTTGATATCTCTCTGATCGTTGCAATCTTGGCTTCGCTGTTGGTTCTGATCTTAGAGTCCATCCCTAATGTGATGACCGAATGGTCACAGCAGCTGCGTTATATCGAATACACCTTTACAGCCCTCTTTACTCTTGAGTATTTATTAAGGCTCTATTGCTCTCCGAAACCAAAATCTTATGCCACCAGCTTTTACGGTGTCGTTGACCTATTGGCGATTCTTCCAACCTACCTAGCAATCATCTTCCCAGGCGCTTCATTTATGGGTGTAGTGAGACTGCTGCGTGTGATGCGTATCTTCCGAATCCTAAAACTGGTTCGCTACCTGCAAGATTCCAATATCTTGTTGCGCTCACTGTTGATGGCACGACGAAAGATACTGATCTTCTTCAGTACAGTGGGTATCTTGGTCGTTATCTTCGGCGCTCTGATCTTTGTTATTGAAGGACCAGAAAATGGCTTCACCAGTATTCCCCACAGTATTTATTGGGCAATTGTAACCATCACCACGGTTGGCTACGGTGACATGATCCCCCAAACCGCGTTAGGTAAAGCGATCGCTTCGCTTACCATGCTATTGGGTTACTCTATCCTAGCCGTCCCAACGGGTATCATTACCGCAGAACTCAGTAATGAAATGAACTCACACAAAGAGTTGGTTAAGTGCCCGAACTGCAACCGCGCTGGCCATGATTCGGATGCCATGTATTGCAAACACTGTGCGAGTGAATTGGCAGATCCAGACAAGCGTGTCGTCACCGACGAGAAATAA
- the asd gene encoding aspartate-semialdehyde dehydrogenase, translating into MRVGLVGWRGMVGSVLMQRMVEEKDFDLIEPVYYSTSQIGIPAPVLGGKDAGLLQDAFDIDSLKQLDAVITCQGGDYTSKVYPALRQAGWKGYWIDAASTLRMDADSIITLDPVNLAQIQQGIHGGTNTFVGGNCTVSLMLMALGGLYEKGMVEWMSAMTYQAASGAGAKNMRELISQMGVINDSVSSELANPSSSILDIDKKVADTIRSSSFPTDQFGAPLAGSLIPWIDVKRENGQSKEEWKAGVEANKILGLDGQPIPIDGTCVRIGAMRCHAQALTIKLKQDVPMDEIEEIIATHNDWVKVVPNDRDITAQELTPAKVTGTMSVPVGRLRKMSMGNDFLNAFTVGDQLLWGAAEPLRRTLRIILAEKA; encoded by the coding sequence ATGAGAGTAGGTCTAGTTGGTTGGCGCGGTATGGTTGGTTCTGTACTAATGCAACGTATGGTTGAAGAGAAAGACTTCGACTTGATTGAGCCTGTTTATTACAGCACATCTCAGATTGGTATTCCTGCCCCTGTTCTAGGTGGTAAAGATGCGGGTCTACTTCAAGACGCTTTTGATATTGATAGCCTAAAACAGCTTGATGCTGTGATTACCTGTCAAGGCGGCGATTACACATCAAAAGTATACCCAGCATTGCGTCAAGCAGGTTGGAAAGGTTACTGGATTGATGCGGCTTCTACCTTACGTATGGACGCTGATTCAATCATCACTCTTGATCCTGTTAACTTGGCTCAAATTCAGCAAGGCATTCACGGCGGTACTAACACTTTCGTTGGTGGTAACTGTACTGTGAGCTTAATGCTTATGGCTTTGGGTGGCCTTTACGAGAAAGGCATGGTCGAGTGGATGAGTGCCATGACTTACCAAGCGGCTTCTGGTGCCGGTGCTAAGAACATGCGTGAACTGATCTCACAAATGGGTGTGATCAACGATAGCGTAAGTTCAGAGCTAGCAAACCCTTCAAGTTCCATACTTGATATTGATAAAAAAGTCGCTGATACCATTCGTTCATCTTCATTCCCAACAGACCAATTTGGTGCTCCGCTTGCGGGCTCACTAATCCCTTGGATCGATGTGAAGCGTGAAAATGGTCAAAGCAAAGAAGAATGGAAAGCAGGCGTTGAAGCGAACAAGATTCTTGGCCTAGATGGTCAGCCAATCCCGATTGATGGTACTTGTGTACGAATCGGTGCAATGCGTTGTCATGCTCAAGCACTAACAATCAAGCTTAAGCAAGACGTGCCAATGGACGAGATCGAAGAGATCATCGCGACGCACAATGATTGGGTTAAAGTGGTTCCTAATGACCGTGACATCACGGCACAGGAGCTAACACCAGCGAAAGTAACAGGTACTATGTCTGTACCAGTAGGTCGTCTGCGTAAGATGTCTATGGGTAACGACTTCCTGAACGCGTTCACTGTCGGTGACCAATTACTTTGGGGTGCTGCAGAACCACTACGTCGTACTTTGCGAATTATCCTTGCTGAGAAAGCGTAA
- the nhaC gene encoding Na+/H+ antiporter NhaC produces MKQSKTRLPNLLQVFIALGLFLSLAFSFTAKLDLPIQLALYIGWFIIMVLGIRLGHEYKDLEKAALKGISNGLGAVLILLAVGALVGTWISGGIVPTIIYYGLKAIHPSIFLLATMIICSLTALATGTSWGAAGTAGIAMMGIGQGLGVPAPITAGAVLSGCYFGDKMSPLSDSVILASSMSGVEVVEHIKGMLPVALISYIITGIMFTAFGFHYAGNVDMSQVDSVIKAMEVQFYITPYSFVPVLIVLGLLAFRMPSFPVISFGSLLGIIWAVMIQEIDFLTAFNTAWAPFSISSGVEFIDSILNRGGMSSMLGSVAVIVFGLGFGGLLDKVGVLETIAKVFERRVNSAGSLATSTIGTAFMGNVFGSAMYVSLILTPKICAKNYDRLGYKRKNLSRNAEFGGTLTSGMVPWSDNGIYMASILGVATLSYAPFMWLSFICIIVTIVTSYMGWFVDKCEPTAPAVETEEAAELTKQQA; encoded by the coding sequence ATGAAGCAGAGTAAAACTCGCCTACCGAACCTATTACAGGTATTCATCGCGTTAGGACTATTTCTATCCCTTGCTTTTTCCTTTACAGCAAAGCTTGACCTTCCAATTCAACTTGCCTTGTATATTGGTTGGTTCATTATCATGGTTCTTGGTATTCGTCTTGGCCACGAATACAAAGACTTAGAAAAAGCAGCACTCAAAGGAATATCCAATGGCTTAGGCGCGGTTTTAATACTTTTAGCCGTTGGCGCTCTTGTTGGTACTTGGATCTCAGGCGGGATCGTACCTACTATCATTTACTATGGTCTGAAAGCTATCCACCCTTCTATCTTCCTTTTAGCAACCATGATCATCTGTTCTCTAACCGCATTGGCGACCGGTACGTCTTGGGGTGCCGCGGGTACTGCAGGCATCGCGATGATGGGTATTGGCCAAGGCTTAGGTGTTCCAGCACCAATTACAGCGGGTGCGGTGCTATCAGGCTGTTACTTCGGTGACAAGATGTCTCCACTTTCTGATTCAGTGATTCTGGCTTCTTCAATGTCTGGTGTCGAAGTGGTTGAACACATCAAAGGCATGCTGCCTGTTGCGCTAATCAGCTACATTATTACTGGCATCATGTTTACTGCGTTTGGTTTCCACTACGCAGGTAATGTTGACATGAGCCAAGTAGATTCTGTCATCAAAGCAATGGAAGTTCAGTTCTACATCACGCCTTACTCATTCGTTCCAGTACTGATCGTGCTTGGCCTGTTGGCTTTCCGTATGCCTTCATTCCCAGTAATCAGCTTTGGTTCTCTGCTTGGTATTATCTGGGCAGTCATGATCCAAGAGATCGATTTCCTAACGGCATTCAACACTGCTTGGGCACCGTTCTCTATCTCATCTGGCGTAGAATTCATTGATTCAATTCTTAACCGTGGTGGCATGTCTTCAATGCTTGGTTCGGTCGCGGTTATCGTATTTGGTCTAGGTTTTGGTGGCTTACTGGATAAAGTGGGCGTACTAGAGACAATTGCTAAAGTGTTCGAGCGCCGTGTAAACAGCGCAGGTTCTCTAGCTACGAGCACAATTGGTACGGCTTTCATGGGTAACGTGTTCGGTTCTGCGATGTACGTATCGTTAATCCTTACGCCAAAAATCTGTGCGAAGAACTACGACCGCTTGGGCTACAAACGTAAGAACCTATCTCGTAATGCTGAGTTTGGTGGCACGTTAACGTCAGGTATGGTTCCTTGGAGTGATAACGGTATCTACATGGCGAGTATTCTAGGCGTTGCAACGCTATCTTACGCACCGTTCATGTGGCTAAGCTTCATCTGTATCATCGTGACTATCGTTACCTCTTACATGGGTTGGTTCGTTGATAAGTGTGAACCAACAGCACCAGCCGTTGAAACTGAAGAAGCGGCAGAGCTTACTAAGCAGCAAGCATAA
- a CDS encoding chemotaxis protein has product MLRFSSRRWMVLVLSIALSGCSLLEVKLDTQTTPLTQQELNARIMTREYGKMFFMRVEDSADLIAQSYPADDTLHQSYVLLWKIHAEQGLQQAAYQTSPMSALIDSWVFTAQMNQFYRQGDGADLFATDHAVETARFLDQEAEKLAKGVLSSSDFKNSKVFVAQFAASHPFKDLTFRITPAYREWLNYLGKDESQIVQSLGTMPEAMSDASDRLSLMADQTPKLMSWKAELVALNSSLTGEDLSMTLESLRQTSASMQDFIENNPEYMQTLASIMSTEMQPLLNDLSDKTDQKLAMLTEERVALEKMVTREREALVEMIAKERIEIAGIVTSERELFTQDLDRVSQEVVVLAIDKLMELIKGVIIYFILFILVVFFAPLGIGYWLGKRTINR; this is encoded by the coding sequence ATGTTACGATTTTCGAGTCGACGTTGGATGGTGTTGGTGCTTAGTATTGCGCTAAGTGGTTGTTCTCTATTAGAAGTTAAGTTAGATACTCAGACGACGCCTCTCACTCAACAAGAGCTGAATGCTCGAATCATGACGCGTGAATACGGCAAGATGTTTTTTATGCGAGTAGAAGACTCTGCCGATCTCATTGCTCAATCTTACCCTGCTGATGACACCTTACATCAATCTTATGTCTTGCTTTGGAAGATCCATGCGGAGCAGGGCTTACAGCAAGCGGCTTATCAAACTTCACCGATGTCTGCCTTAATCGACTCGTGGGTGTTCACTGCCCAAATGAATCAGTTTTATCGCCAAGGCGATGGTGCGGATCTGTTCGCGACGGATCATGCGGTAGAGACTGCTCGTTTTCTTGATCAAGAAGCAGAAAAACTGGCAAAGGGTGTATTGAGCTCGAGTGATTTCAAGAACAGCAAAGTGTTCGTTGCGCAGTTTGCTGCTAGCCACCCATTTAAAGACCTCACATTCAGAATCACCCCCGCTTACCGTGAATGGCTGAACTATCTAGGTAAAGACGAGTCGCAAATTGTCCAGAGCTTAGGCACCATGCCAGAAGCAATGAGTGACGCATCCGATCGTTTAAGTTTGATGGCTGACCAGACGCCTAAACTAATGTCTTGGAAAGCGGAGCTGGTTGCGTTAAACAGCTCGCTAACGGGTGAAGACCTGTCTATGACATTAGAAAGTCTTCGTCAAACGTCAGCAAGCATGCAAGACTTCATCGAGAACAACCCTGAGTACATGCAAACACTGGCTTCTATTATGTCGACAGAAATGCAGCCTCTACTCAACGATCTTAGCGACAAGACAGACCAGAAATTAGCGATGCTCACTGAAGAGCGTGTGGCGTTAGAAAAAATGGTGACACGTGAAAGAGAAGCTCTGGTAGAGATGATTGCGAAAGAGCGCATTGAGATTGCAGGTATCGTGACTTCAGAGAGGGAGTTGTTTACGCAAGACCTTGACCGCGTATCTCAAGAGGTGGTGGTACTTGCTATTGATAAACTGATGGAGTTAATCAAAGGTGTGATTATCTACTTCATCCTGTTTATCTTAGTGGTGTTCTTTGCACCGTTAGGCATCGGTTACTGGCTGGGTAAGCGAACCATAAATAGATGA
- a CDS encoding Hpt domain-containing protein has protein sequence MEQSVAKPKRFKKPATFLVVLLALWLLPSLALLNLSRSYTNSLAQIEELGIRVNELRQSLYFSEPLRVSRINELALDAQLVYSIRLQIESDFQHALFRPDANQLLYVADQFLEKFDEFIPIESQVQDIVDNIKILRADKELSPKLKPLLNEFGVVVFEAMYSDNQSSSATYRAFDSILEKSYSLKTEEQDALQQLLADASALLSDYAQLNYLVDKIKKNSVNEQIIKFEAEFHDRQFNLLLVMLGLSLVTMITLVLWGVRSRKLIQQTDKELSPEPVADSSKENALSAVRQPTNDPSVLKITPTSKHSDLQPQEGINVTSQEIVQQNTEEAPMAEKHIASVTDSKPAIDIEDMLETLDGDAESVELLLGVFVQDHADDYTKFKSLLTKDETSAARIVHSLKGVAGSIKASRLAIIAATIEMTMKQSRAISEHDLEELEAAIKASIDAAFEYLDKQR, from the coding sequence ATGGAACAATCAGTAGCAAAGCCCAAACGCTTTAAAAAACCGGCCACTTTCTTGGTTGTGCTCTTGGCTCTGTGGCTACTTCCTTCATTGGCTCTCCTTAATCTAAGCCGTTCCTACACCAATTCTCTTGCTCAAATTGAAGAGCTCGGTATTCGCGTCAATGAATTGAGGCAATCGCTTTATTTCTCTGAGCCGCTGCGAGTCTCTCGTATCAATGAGTTAGCACTTGATGCTCAGTTGGTTTATTCGATCCGACTGCAGATTGAATCTGATTTTCAACACGCCTTGTTTCGTCCTGATGCGAATCAACTGCTTTACGTAGCCGATCAGTTCCTAGAAAAGTTTGATGAGTTCATCCCGATAGAAAGCCAGGTTCAAGACATCGTTGACAATATTAAGATACTGCGCGCTGATAAAGAGCTTTCCCCTAAACTAAAACCGCTACTCAATGAATTCGGCGTTGTTGTCTTTGAAGCGATGTATTCTGACAATCAAAGCTCGTCAGCGACTTATCGTGCGTTTGATTCCATTCTAGAAAAATCATATTCATTAAAAACTGAAGAGCAAGACGCACTGCAACAGTTATTGGCTGATGCCTCAGCGTTGTTGAGTGATTACGCTCAGCTCAATTATTTAGTCGATAAAATCAAGAAAAACTCGGTGAACGAACAGATCATTAAATTTGAAGCTGAGTTCCATGACCGTCAGTTTAACCTATTGCTAGTGATGCTAGGTTTAAGCTTGGTAACGATGATCACACTAGTGTTGTGGGGCGTTAGATCGAGAAAATTGATTCAACAAACAGACAAAGAACTGAGTCCTGAACCAGTAGCCGATTCAAGTAAGGAAAATGCTCTCTCTGCGGTGAGACAACCAACTAATGACCCTTCCGTATTGAAGATTACGCCGACGAGCAAACATTCCGACCTTCAACCTCAAGAGGGCATTAACGTAACAAGCCAGGAAATTGTTCAGCAGAACACAGAGGAAGCTCCAATGGCAGAGAAACACATTGCAAGTGTCACTGATTCAAAGCCTGCGATTGATATTGAAGACATGCTAGAAACGCTTGATGGTGATGCTGAGTCTGTCGAATTGCTACTTGGCGTCTTTGTACAAGATCACGCTGATGATTACACGAAGTTCAAATCTCTTCTCACTAAAGATGAAACCTCTGCTGCTCGTATTGTACATAGCTTAAAAGGTGTGGCAGGCAGTATCAAAGCGTCTCGATTAGCGATCATTGCAGCAACTATTGAAATGACAATGAAACAGTCGAGAGCGATCAGTGAACACGATTTAGAAGAACTAGAGGCGGCAATAAAAGCCTCTATAGATGCTGCGTTTGAATATTTAGATAAGCAGCGTTAA
- the yejK gene encoding nucleoid-associated protein YejK, which produces MSLHLSNVILHQLSKNDQDELIVNYRAESLENDASSESLVAELHRVFNSKAGKGFGSFKSDSEFQQSLHEFRAGEQSFYDFSQKSALRLKDELSKYPFADEGTLVLAEYQSLATDYLFIGLLPSNQSLKVTEGLDISATDYLDISKMDIVARLDLSTYDTDKESNRYLTYIKGRVGRKVADFFLDFLQAEVGLDAKQQNQVLMQAVEDFVSDSKLEKEEAISYKKQVADYCNEQLKAGDEVQVRELSGELPASTDGTSFFDYTSEQGYELEDSFPADRATMRKLTKFVGAGGGLNVSFDSLLLGERIFYDPETDTLTIKGTPPNLRDQLTRNKS; this is translated from the coding sequence ATGAGCCTTCACCTTTCCAACGTAATTTTACACCAGCTGAGCAAGAACGATCAGGATGAACTGATTGTTAACTATCGTGCTGAATCTCTAGAGAACGATGCTTCATCTGAAAGCCTAGTTGCTGAACTTCACCGTGTTTTTAATTCAAAAGCAGGTAAAGGGTTTGGTTCTTTCAAATCCGACAGCGAATTCCAGCAGTCGTTGCATGAATTTCGAGCGGGAGAGCAAAGTTTCTATGATTTCTCTCAAAAAAGTGCGTTACGTCTAAAAGATGAGTTATCGAAATACCCATTTGCTGACGAAGGCACTTTGGTACTCGCTGAATACCAATCACTGGCGACAGACTACCTTTTCATCGGTTTACTGCCTTCGAACCAAAGTTTGAAAGTGACTGAAGGGTTAGACATCAGTGCGACTGATTACCTTGATATCTCAAAGATGGATATTGTGGCGCGCCTTGACCTTTCAACATACGACACAGACAAAGAGTCAAACCGTTACTTAACTTACATTAAAGGACGTGTTGGCCGTAAAGTCGCGGATTTCTTCTTAGATTTCTTACAAGCTGAAGTCGGTTTGGATGCGAAACAGCAAAACCAAGTACTGATGCAAGCGGTAGAAGATTTCGTTTCAGACTCTAAGTTAGAAAAAGAAGAAGCGATCAGCTATAAAAAGCAGGTTGCGGATTACTGTAACGAACAGCTAAAAGCGGGCGATGAAGTTCAAGTTCGTGAACTTTCTGGAGAACTGCCAGCAAGCACTGATGGTACAAGCTTCTTTGACTATACTAGTGAGCAAGGCTACGAGTTAGAAGACAGTTTCCCCGCTGATCGCGCAACTATGCGTAAACTAACAAAATTTGTTGGTGCTGGTGGCGGTTTGAATGTTAGTTTTGATAGTCTGCTTCTAGGCGAACGTATCTTTTACGATCCGGAGACAGACACGCTAACGATTAAAGGCACTCCACCGAACTTACGTGACCAACTGACTCGCAATAAGTCATAG
- a CDS encoding YejL family protein, giving the protein MPIISKYTDDQVEKILAEVGAVLTKHKASPELSLMIAGNIATNVLNQNVAASQRKGIAEKFAEALISSLEDKKSH; this is encoded by the coding sequence ATGCCGATTATATCTAAATACACAGATGATCAAGTTGAAAAAATCCTAGCTGAAGTAGGTGCTGTACTCACTAAGCACAAAGCTTCACCAGAACTTTCACTGATGATCGCTGGAAATATCGCAACCAATGTCTTAAATCAGAATGTTGCTGCTTCACAACGCAAAGGAATTGCTGAAAAATTTGCCGAAGCTTTAATCTCTTCTCTTGAAGATAAAAAGTCTCACTAA
- a CDS encoding DUF3413 domain-containing protein: MVDSANSYSDRVSRLVGWGHWFAFFNIIAAMLIGTRYITQSAWPETLLGQFYLAASWVGHFGFLVFALYLLVLFPLTFILPSRKLLRLVAVCFATIGLTVLLIDTQTYQNINLHLTPVVWEVLFSGEESAFTSDLQHLFIVMPLIFLLQLGLSEWVWRKQRKLSHKHIGRPITAVFFLCFISSHLTYMWADAYFYNPITSQKANFPLSYPMTAKSFMEKHGLLDREEYLQRLEANKENVNLVSYPLEKIQYNRRSDDLNILMVSVNNLRSDALNATAMPNSYAYAQQSINFTNHYSSSNDMFGIFGLFYGLPSSYASSIEAQGSSAVLLDVLDNHNYKFAAFSGDNFDDALYSEIIFRGRDVMPEQATYDDKSAIQAWSNWIQSPQAKRPWFNFIELTTLDNFSSYDSSSESDSTLTTAERFAADYQKSAQAADAQLATIYAELERLELTDNTVVIITSNHGSEFNETKTNSWGANSNYSRYQLQVPLFISWPGKSASEYTHRSSHLDVSVTLMQELLGVSSNPTDFSSGRSLFNERKRKWILAGDSRELALVTDQQTTVLDKFGNYKLYDQNYKRLKDVSPRLPVLMQGLTELQRFYTKND, from the coding sequence ATGGTAGACAGCGCAAACTCATATAGCGATCGCGTATCTCGACTTGTTGGTTGGGGTCACTGGTTTGCATTTTTCAACATCATTGCTGCGATGTTGATTGGTACTCGTTATATTACTCAATCTGCTTGGCCAGAAACCCTATTGGGTCAATTTTATTTGGCTGCATCTTGGGTTGGTCATTTCGGCTTTTTAGTATTCGCGCTTTATCTATTAGTGCTGTTTCCGCTCACTTTTATTCTTCCGTCGAGGAAGTTATTACGTTTGGTTGCCGTTTGCTTTGCAACCATAGGTTTAACTGTCCTACTGATTGATACTCAAACGTATCAAAATATAAACCTCCACCTGACACCTGTCGTGTGGGAGGTTTTATTTAGTGGAGAGGAGTCTGCATTCACATCTGATTTGCAACACCTCTTCATTGTTATGCCACTTATCTTCTTATTACAGCTAGGTCTGTCTGAGTGGGTTTGGCGTAAGCAACGTAAACTGTCTCATAAACACATTGGCCGTCCGATTACTGCCGTCTTCTTCTTGTGTTTCATCAGCAGCCACTTGACTTACATGTGGGCTGATGCGTATTTCTACAACCCAATTACTAGCCAGAAAGCGAACTTCCCACTGTCATACCCAATGACAGCGAAAAGCTTTATGGAAAAACATGGCCTATTGGACCGTGAAGAATATTTACAGCGTTTAGAAGCCAACAAAGAGAACGTAAACTTAGTTAGCTACCCGCTCGAAAAAATTCAATACAACCGCCGCAGTGATGATCTTAATATCCTGATGGTGAGTGTAAACAACCTTCGCTCTGATGCACTTAATGCCACAGCGATGCCAAACAGCTATGCCTACGCACAACAATCGATCAACTTCACCAATCACTACAGTTCAAGTAACGACATGTTTGGTATCTTCGGTTTGTTCTATGGCCTTCCAAGCAGCTACGCAAGCAGCATCGAGGCTCAGGGTTCAAGTGCAGTACTGTTGGACGTTTTAGATAATCACAATTATAAGTTTGCGGCTTTCAGTGGCGACAACTTTGACGATGCACTTTACTCGGAAATCATCTTCCGAGGCCGTGATGTTATGCCAGAGCAAGCAACTTATGATGACAAAAGCGCGATACAAGCTTGGTCTAACTGGATTCAATCACCACAAGCTAAACGTCCTTGGTTTAACTTCATTGAGCTGACCACGCTGGATAACTTCTCTAGCTACGATTCAAGTTCAGAGTCAGACTCAACGTTAACGACAGCAGAACGTTTTGCTGCAGACTATCAAAAGTCTGCTCAAGCAGCCGATGCTCAGCTAGCAACAATCTACGCTGAACTGGAACGCTTAGAGCTAACCGACAACACGGTGGTTATCATTACCTCTAATCACGGTAGCGAGTTTAACGAAACTAAGACCAACAGCTGGGGCGCAAACTCCAACTACAGTCGTTATCAGTTACAAGTGCCACTATTTATCAGCTGGCCTGGTAAGTCTGCTTCTGAATACACTCACCGTTCTAGTCATTTAGACGTGTCCGTAACGTTGATGCAAGAGCTATTGGGCGTATCTTCAAACCCAACAGATTTCAGTAGCGGTCGCAGCCTGTTTAATGAGCGTAAAAGAAAGTGGATTCTCGCGGGTGACTCACGTGAACTTGCCCTTGTTACCGACCAGCAAACCACTGTGTTAGATAAATTTGGTAACTACAAGTTGTATGACCAAAACTACAAACGCCTAAAAGATGTAAGCCCTCGCTTACCAGTATTAATGCAAGGCCTGACTGAGTTACAGCGTTTCTACACAAAAAATGATTAA
- a CDS encoding NnrS family protein produces the protein MKNLNQNPNNGVSMTAFFELAFRPFFLFASLFSIAALVGWAAFWNGSATLNVYGGAMWWHIHEMLFGFAATVVVGFLLTAVQNWTGVRSINGRGLMILLALWLCARIAMFLPEVLSPWLVAVLDLLFLPIAVIYLAHNIVSVKLWRNLLFIPILLLMTFANAAMHYGVLFQQPLLISQASTSMVLLVTLVMCIMGGRVFPMFTANGTQTPRTPALPWLEKLSIVSTIFAVVLSFQILPVPQSLVAVVFIASGLANAIRAVRWKIWVAFKTPLVWSLHLSYWAISLGLILYGVSIISSLVTQSQAIHALTVGGMGVMILSMISRVSLGHTGRAIAIGKIMTAALIAIVFAFIVRVFGGYFTHNIVSIITLSSALWVVAYSCFVVLYLPILIKPKA, from the coding sequence ATGAAAAATTTAAATCAAAACCCCAACAATGGCGTTTCAATGACGGCATTTTTCGAACTCGCGTTTCGACCGTTTTTTTTGTTTGCATCACTTTTTAGTATTGCAGCATTAGTTGGTTGGGCTGCTTTTTGGAATGGCAGCGCAACCTTAAATGTTTATGGCGGTGCAATGTGGTGGCATATTCATGAAATGTTGTTTGGCTTTGCAGCCACTGTTGTGGTTGGTTTTTTGCTGACGGCCGTACAAAATTGGACGGGTGTCCGCAGTATTAACGGACGTGGGTTAATGATACTTCTGGCTCTATGGTTGTGTGCGAGAATAGCCATGTTCCTACCTGAGGTTCTAAGCCCTTGGCTGGTGGCTGTACTCGATTTACTGTTTTTACCGATCGCTGTAATTTATCTTGCCCACAATATTGTCAGTGTGAAGCTTTGGCGAAATCTGTTGTTCATTCCTATTCTGCTGCTTATGACCTTTGCCAATGCTGCGATGCACTATGGTGTTCTATTTCAGCAGCCACTCTTAATTTCACAAGCTAGCACAAGCATGGTGCTGTTGGTGACTCTAGTCATGTGCATTATGGGTGGACGAGTTTTTCCTATGTTTACCGCTAATGGCACACAGACACCACGAACCCCTGCATTACCATGGCTTGAAAAGCTGAGCATCGTGAGCACGATTTTCGCCGTTGTGTTGAGCTTTCAGATACTTCCAGTTCCACAAAGTCTCGTTGCTGTCGTGTTTATTGCCAGTGGCTTGGCAAATGCGATTAGGGCAGTAAGGTGGAAAATATGGGTTGCTTTTAAGACTCCTCTAGTGTGGTCTCTACACTTAAGCTACTGGGCCATTTCGTTAGGATTGATCTTATATGGCGTTTCAATCATTTCGTCATTGGTCACCCAATCACAAGCGATTCATGCCTTAACCGTTGGTGGAATGGGAGTGATGATCTTATCAATGATCTCACGTGTCTCTCTAGGACATACAGGTCGAGCTATTGCGATTGGTAAAATAATGACTGCGGCGTTAATCGCCATTGTTTTTGCCTTTATTGTGCGAGTGTTTGGCGGATACTTTACCCATAATATTGTCTCTATCATCACCTTATCCAGTGCTCTGTGGGTTGTCGCGTACAGTTGTTTCGTTGTGTTGTACTTACCAATTTTAATAAAACCAAAAGCTTAA